The stretch of DNA TTGTAAGTCATACAGACCAACATACAAAAATGCATGTGCACCCTTGTGTTAGTGTTTTTTTAAAGGGTGAAATAAGTAACAGGATTTTACAAATTAGTCAAATGCTTCTACTTTTACATAAAAATCGTCACCGTCGCAAACCAGCTTTAGAATCAAGAACCCGGAGAAGCAAAGCCAACCCCCGCCCTATCATATTTCACGAGACCCTTCAGTTTGTTAAGTTTAGCGAGTTCAGCACAAAATAAGGCGACACTGATTAGCTGAACATGAGTTCTTTGTTGCTGATGTTGGAGGAGCATTATGTCAGTCTTCTGTCTCTGAATCAAGAACACCGAGGATGTTGAGGGCTGATGAACCAAGGTGCAAGCCTCGGATAACCCCTCCATAGCCAACTTTAATCCTGTGGCACACGAGCAAAATCGAATCCCACAATGCCGTTCTTCCCTGAAATAAAGATCATTTATGCAATTGATGATAATGGAGTGATCACACACTTGTACACAAACATGTATGCGTAATCATTGATATACAAAAGGATATAATTATGCAATTAATTTGCCAACCTGGAGAGAAAACTGCAACTTCTTATCCCAGTACAAAGCGAATGTTGGAGGGCTTTGCCTTCCGACAACTAGTATACAAGCACCGGGGTGAAGAACAGAAGGGACTCCTGATACGACGGCAATGTACTTCTCGGGAAAACTTTCCTTTGGAGGTAGAATTCCCAATAATAAGGGGTTTTTGCTAGATTGGACTCCAGCATAGGATGAGGGATCTACATGTAACATCCACTTCGGGTGCTCAAGAAAAGCACAGAATAAATACAAGAGCAAGTGAGAATCAGTTGGAAGCTCTAGGGTCCATTTCTTGTTCTTCTTATCATACACCTCTCCATTTCCAAGATACTCGTAATTCTTCAAGCAGGTTCCTTCAGCGAGCTCTATGAAAACCCCAAACGCAGGTTAATGGTTTACGTTAGAAAACCCAATAATGGTTTTCTCTTAAACAAAGTAAAGGCAAGAAATTACCTCGAATTCTTTGTACTGTATAATCAGCCCGAACACTACTTTGGGGGAGCAAACCTTTAACCCATTCCCCTTTCATCAATGCTTGAAGCTTCTGGTGTTCAGAAATGGCATCCACACACTCCTGCATTACGGGGACTAAGGGATTCTGTTGTGGAGACTGTTGCAGACTGGCTTGAGCCAATCTAGCTGCATGTTATGAGAAAAGACACAATTAGCGAAATTCTATAAATGTAAAGCAGTCCGGAAGCatttaaaatgatattaaaCAATATGTACGTGAGGAAGCATCAATAGCCTGGACGAGAGTAGCGCGTAGCTGATGCAGAAGTCCATCCTCGTCAAGCGTCACAGCTGGTTGCCATTCTTTATTTCTATCAACCGATGACACAGTAGCAGATCCACTAGAAGGTAAGTCACTACCCACTTCACTAATTGTGATTGATACACCAAGTTTAGCAGCTGCTTGCACTACCTATTAGAACAAGCATTTTGTAGTAATCAGATTCAAAACGAAAGTTAAAAGTTCAAAACAGGTGAGATCTTtttctttaatgaatttcaGCTTTTGCAATAATCACTTGATGGTTTATATCCTACATGACTATTATAGAGAAAACCTCACAATGCATGGGGGTATGCATACAATTTTTTCGAAGATTCCCATATTGCTACTAAATAAGGCAATGTTAGATATGCATCATGACTTATAATCAATATATTTTTTACCAAACTAAAAGAAATAGAAGTAATCAATGATGTACCATTTTAACAAGCACAAATTATCCATTGCCCGAAATTATAAAAGGAGAAGAATAATTGATCATTGACAAATGAGATGAGACAGGAATAGTGATGATGGCATACCTGAATATGACTGGTTTCAATCTTGCTTAGAAGAGGATTAAGCAATGCAGAAGAAAACCACTGCCTAAGGCGGTCACGCCATTGCTCAATTTGAGGATAGATGCCTAAATGCTCAAATGCTGCAAGGGATTCCTCCATGGACATAGGCGGAGGAAGCTCACCTTCTCCCTTCTTAGGTGGAGTTTTGAACTTCTGGGAACCTGGGGACATCCTCACAGACCTCAATGGTGTGCTTCTTGTTGTTCCAGAAGTATTAGTTGATGTGCT from Cannabis sativa cultivar Pink pepper isolate KNU-18-1 chromosome 2, ASM2916894v1, whole genome shotgun sequence encodes:
- the LOC115719754 gene encoding uncharacterized protein LOC115719754 produces the protein MEGGVREKGSSPSFKPRPNFSVYQNQAFSQALTANSLQPSKSTFFRFFSLSSASALALLAIFSRETGLVSNLKIKNVSPQISYLFVKLIEAFVGCIFIGTTFALFKTISWRRATIGIPAASSSLKDTKDQIQLTNRQLGLLGIKPKVEQTVSGSAKKPPKSKSSSDVLVPLHQPMATPKRSSRSSGDKLNSSGGNKMRSMSSPSKSPSSSSALYLVPGSISPMSSVHNSPGFDTMVSTPWSNNRRSTKEITSEEKLEQFLADVDEKITESAAKLATPPPTIRSFGVASPNTISTSTNTSGTTRSTPLRSVRMSPGSQKFKTPPKKGEGELPPPMSMEESLAAFEHLGIYPQIEQWRDRLRQWFSSALLNPLLSKIETSHIQVVQAAAKLGVSITISEVGSDLPSSGSATVSSVDRNKEWQPAVTLDEDGLLHQLRATLVQAIDASSPRLAQASLQQSPQQNPLVPVMQECVDAISEHQKLQALMKGEWVKGLLPQSSVRADYTVQRIRELAEGTCLKNYEYLGNGEVYDKKNKKWTLELPTDSHLLLYLFCAFLEHPKWMLHVDPSSYAGVQSSKNPLLLGILPPKESFPEKYIAVVSGVPSVLHPGACILVVGRQSPPTFALYWDKKLQFSLQGRTALWDSILLVCHRIKVGYGGVIRGLHLGSSALNILGVLDSETED